Part of the Gemmatimonadota bacterium genome is shown below.
CCTCCCTCAACGATCAGACAAACGGCGGGACCGGCACCACGGTAGCTGTAACGGGACACGGCTTCACGCGTGTGCCAGCTTCGACAGTACCTGAGCCGAGCTCGCTCGCGCTGATGGGCACGGGACTGATTGGTATCGTTCCTCTCATCCGTCGTCGCCGCAAGGTGTGACCCACCATCGCACTTCCACGGTGCATTGATGTGAAGAAGGCCAGCGACATATGTTGCTGGCCTTTTTCACATCCCGGCTTTCCAGGGACAGCATTGCGCGCCACCGCGCTCGACGCGCCGTAATCCGTTGGTACGCGACCGCTCACCGTGCGCGCGTCTAGCGCAGACGGACATCGAGAGGCTAATTAATGCGGCGAGCCGCCTGCCGCGCATTGCGACTCGAGCCCTTTCCAACAGCCCACTACAACCCGTCTCTCGTGAATTCCCGTCGCCAGTTCCTGATTCAGGCTCCAATTGGTATCCTCGGCGCACTCGTCGCCTGTCGTAGCGACGAACAGGCAGCAGGTGGACATCCCGCTGCCGCCACGCCGGGAGCGCCGCCGGCGTTCAACACTGCACCCCCCGTTGGACCCGAGGTGACACCGGCCACCTTCGCCGAGGCGGAGAAGTTGGTCCAGGTGCAGATGACCGACGTCAAGCGGCAGATGGCGGCGAAGAGTTGGCGCACGTCGATGGCCGCTCTGGTCGAGCGACGAGTCGGACCGCGGAAGGTACAGTTGGAGCCTACGCTCGCGCCTGCCACCGTTTGGAATCCGGACATAGGAGAGCAATCGACCGGGCCCGCTCGGGACAGGTTCGTGCGCAGCAGCGCAGATCCTGGCCCGTTGCCGGCGAGCGACGAAGACATCGCGTTCGCGCCCGTGACGCAACTGTCTCGCTGGGTGGAGACGCGCAAGCTTACCTCCGATCGGCTAACGCGTATCTATCTCGACAGACTCACGCGCTTCGATCCACAACTACGGTGCGTGATAACGTTGACGCGGGATACCGCGCTTGCCCAGGCGAAACAGGCGGACGCTGAAATAGCAGCTGGCAAGTACCGCGGACCGCTGCACGGGATTCCGTATGGCGTGAAGGATCTGCTCGATACCGCAGGGATCGCGACCACGTATGGCGCCGAGCCGTTTCGGAATCGCGTACCGAGCGCCGATTCAGCGGTTGTCGCGCGGCTGCGCAAGGCGGGCGGAGTGCTCGTGGCAAAGTTGAGCATGGGCGCGCTGGCTCTCAACGACATCTGGTTCGGCGGTCAGACGATGAACCCGTGGCTGCCGGAAGAAGGCTCCTCCGGATCGAGCGCCGGACCGGGTGCGGCGACGTCGGCTGGCCTCGTTGGCTTCTCCGTTGGAAGCGAGACCGGCGGGAGCATCATAAGTCCGAGCATGCGTTGCGGCATCACTGGATTGCGGCCGACGTACGGTCGCGTACCACGCACCGGGGCAATGACGCTCTGCTGGTCGCTCGACAAGCTTGGTCCGATGACACGAAGCGTGGAAGATGCGATGCTGGTACTCGATGCGATCACGGGCCCCGACTCGGGCGACGTAGCGAGCATGCCAAGTCATCTCGACTTCGATGCCGGCGCGTCGGTGAAGGGGCTGCGCGTGGGATACTTCCCTGCGTGGATGAAGGAAGCACCCGCGACCGACGTCGATCGCGCAACGCTGGACGCGATCGGAAAGCTCGGCATGGTGCCGACGCCGGTCACGCTTCCCGACTGGCCGTACGATTCACTGAACCTGATGTTGTTCGCCGAAGCGGCTGCCGCGTTCGAGGAGCTCACGTTGAGCAACCGCGACGACGAGCTCAAAGCGCAGGTGCCGGACGCGTGGCCGAATCAATTTCGAGAGGCGCGCTTCCTGTCCGCGGTCGATTTCGTTCAGGCAGACAGATTGCGGCGCAAGGTCGCGGCCGAGATGGCGCGAGTCATGTCGCAAGTCGATCTGTTGCTGGTTCCGTCGCTGCGCGACGAGATGCTCGTGATATCCAACAACACGGGGCACCCGTCGCTCACATTACGCACCGGCTTCGTGCACGTGTCCGAGGCACGCAGCGACTGGGCTCCCGATCCAGCACATCCGCTTCCGAAATTCTCGCCGCCGCGTCGCGTGCCGCACGGAGTCACGCTCATCGGGCGGTTGTTCGATGAAGGGACCATTGCGCGCGCGGGACTGGCGCTGGAGCGGTCGCTCGGAGTTGTGGGGGAGCGACCGCCGGGATTCTGAGCGCGTGGTAGTACGCAATAGCCGCAGGAACAGTCCGACGCAGGTTCTCCAGCCAAATCCGACCGCGCCATCGAACCGTCTCGAGCAGCTGTAAGTCAATGTGTGGACAAGGTACGAACGCGGCGAGCAGAGTGAGTGCGCTCGCTGAACCCACTAGCTGGCAACGGGTGCCTTGCCGCACGATTGGAACGGCTACCGACCGGTCAGAGCATCGGCATGCGCCGTTCAGAACGGCGCATGCCGATATGTCAGTGCACCAACGCCGACACGTACCGCTTCTGTCGATAGTGTACCACCGACGGTTGCGTTTCCACCCAATCATACCTCCGTCGGCCAACCACGCTCCGACCAAAACCAGCGTAGCGGGTCGGAAGTAATCGCTAGGTTTCAATCTATGTTGCAGCCCGGTGGGAGTCGCAGTGACTCGATGATAGCTTGCTTCTTAGCAGCAAAATCCTCGATCAAGTAGAGCGGCCCGAAGAATCCCGGATGCTCGTGCTGCCGATAAAATTCGTTCCACTGGCCGCTAATACGCTCATTCAGTTGAATACTGGGATATTGATCGGTATGGGAGCTGACCAATTGGTAACGCCCATCCGATCCTTTCCCAACCGTGAATTTTGCGTCTATTGACGGGCAGTTCTCGCGTGGGTTGTATATATGTGCACAAGCGCCATTATAGAACGTCGCACTCACAGTCATCTCCCCAGTGTTCAAATCGGTATGCGTCTGTACATCACTAGGAAGATGCGGAAATGGCGAATACACAACGGCCGAACCCACGATCCATGGCTCGCCAGATGGTACGTTGGGAACTAGGACCATCGAAGAGTTGATAAATACCTTGTACTTATGTGGATCGCCGTCGCTTAGAGATGGGTCAATATAGAGTTGTACGCGTGACGCCGTCACGGGCGCATTGCTATCAAACGATCTGTCGTCACCGGAGCCGAGAAAGAAGACGGTGGGCGATGCAATGAAGAAGTCGAAACACAAAGTTTGCGTGCTGGTTATCCCGTTGGCCGAGAGATCTCGCTCGCACGTAATATCTTGCACGGCGGCGGCGGCATTGGTTGCATCCACGGCGTCCTGCTCCTCCGCCGCTAATGCTTCCAAGGTCGCATTAAATGCATCGGCAGACCGGTTACAATTATCCCAGTATAGCTTGAGTTCGGGCGGAAGCTGGAGGAAGCTAATGCTGTAGTTCCGAGGTACCCAAGACATGTAGAGATTCGTTAAATCGACGACCACTGGTTGGGTGGGATCAGCTGGCGCCGTTATCGGAATGACCGGCATTTCGTACATGTGACTAACTGTGTCAACAGGGTACGATAGTGGGTCAGACCACCACGCGTTCGGACTGTTTGGCTTAAGGAGCGTCGACCGCACGGACATGCCAGCCATGATAGTTGAAGTTGCTGCAACGCGCGGAACTAGCCCAGCTGCCGACATCAGCACGTCGCGCGACGTAACAATCGTAGGAGGAGTGTTTGATGCCCCCTGAGCGGAAGCGGATGCAATGACGTGCCAGAAGGCATCGTCGGTCCATTCCTGAATTACACGGCCTACGCTAAGCGCCGTGCGCGCGGTACCAACAGAAGTGGGAACCAAACAGCTCATGTTTACCGATTGGTTTCGCGTGCCGCGCTGCCTAGTAACCGCGTAGTTAAAGACCTGCAGATGCGGCCCACCACCGGGACGGACTCGAACAGAGTCGATGAGCGGAAGCGATCGTCCGAACTCCTTCCGCGCGATCATACCGACCACTTTCCGTCCGCTTGCTTCAATGTATGAAAATGCGCAGCCGGTGGTCGCGACTTGCGGACTGAGGCGAACAAATGACGCTGTAGGGTTCGTAGCTGTCTGCAACAACGGCGCTGCTATTCTTGACACATCACTACACCCGGCGAGCATGAAGACGGCGGAAACTGAAGCGAAAAAGGAAATTCGCTTGACGCATTCGAAAGGTGGCGACCGCATTGAGCCCACTCCGTGTTAGTAGGTAGTTAGTGGTCTCGACGTCAAGCGCGCGTTTGATTCCCCCGGGTTGAAGTAGATCGTGCCTTTGGGTTCTCCCTATCGAACTATGGCGCACTGCTTGGCGAGCTCATTATCGGTATCGATAGGACTTCCGAACATGACGTGTTCGACTACGCCAATTCCGTAT
Proteins encoded:
- a CDS encoding amidase — its product is MRRAACRALRLEPFPTAHYNPSLVNSRRQFLIQAPIGILGALVACRSDEQAAGGHPAAATPGAPPAFNTAPPVGPEVTPATFAEAEKLVQVQMTDVKRQMAAKSWRTSMAALVERRVGPRKVQLEPTLAPATVWNPDIGEQSTGPARDRFVRSSADPGPLPASDEDIAFAPVTQLSRWVETRKLTSDRLTRIYLDRLTRFDPQLRCVITLTRDTALAQAKQADAEIAAGKYRGPLHGIPYGVKDLLDTAGIATTYGAEPFRNRVPSADSAVVARLRKAGGVLVAKLSMGALALNDIWFGGQTMNPWLPEEGSSGSSAGPGAATSAGLVGFSVGSETGGSIISPSMRCGITGLRPTYGRVPRTGAMTLCWSLDKLGPMTRSVEDAMLVLDAITGPDSGDVASMPSHLDFDAGASVKGLRVGYFPAWMKEAPATDVDRATLDAIGKLGMVPTPVTLPDWPYDSLNLMLFAEAAAAFEELTLSNRDDELKAQVPDAWPNQFREARFLSAVDFVQADRLRRKVAAEMARVMSQVDLLLVPSLRDEMLVISNNTGHPSLTLRTGFVHVSEARSDWAPDPAHPLPKFSPPRRVPHGVTLIGRLFDEGTIARAGLALERSLGVVGERPPGF